In a genomic window of Erigeron canadensis isolate Cc75 chromosome 5, C_canadensis_v1, whole genome shotgun sequence:
- the LOC122601315 gene encoding uncharacterized protein LOC122601315, which translates to MNFKASVLDEDRFLKQKAKIDWLEVGDSNTKYFHNSMKAKHHQSRIDKITDVHGIDHEGGEVPKALVAHYESFLGKPGPTTEFNSVGVFVNTLDSTKANMMIQAVTDDEIKSALFSIDDNKAPGPDGYSSLFFKKTWDITGKALCLAVHDFFKTGRILKEINHTFLALIPKVDIQKAYDTIDRKFLRAILIGFGFHTIMVDWIMTCVTSASFSLSINGNIYGFFKGERGLRQGDPMSPYLFTLVMEVLSLILKKAVQEIGSFKFHNQCKKDQIINICFANDFFLFARGDLASVKVLMDGLGVFTKASGLNPSISNITAFFCNIPDHVKQAVFGIMPFAEGQLPIRYLGVPLISFRLLHKDCKVLVERMEAKISDWKNKSLSFVGRLQLNNSVLSSLHIYWASVFILPASIINDLEKKMRSFLWCQGPMSKGKAKVSWKDCCLPKNEGGLGIRRIRDVNKALMTSHIWSVINKRKSLWVKWIYSNKLNDRNFWDVPLRAGSEWGWRKMLLMRDAIRPHIKFYVGNGHSTFAWYDSWLPIGPLCKYISPREVTSAGFRLEAKVSNLINNGSWLWPSAWYDLFPVLIGMNVPILNCDEEDTIFWIDKDGNEVSYSTSSTWDSLRWSQQRVDWFDMVWFPHCIPRHSFHVWLILKKKLKTQDKLRQWDVSGSSNLNLLCCSLCKRGPDSHEHLFFECDYSSQIWNLVRPLAMFQHVSCSWENILQAILADNPKLARMVIGKLLVAAMTYFIWQEQNNRLLTPNERTVNQMQDLIVSTVRLKLVTLKIKRKTQGRRILEAWNIPKIIDKGEDCEEDVGGGGQNSRLLDDTGVIVAPPPIVEAVEDVQMEDAPQEQPRPRARTIPIPSSFDLTLLGQTVQTIYDDQQASRRAISDGWTRI; encoded by the exons ATGAACTTTAAAGCTTCTGTGCTTGATGAAGATCGGTTTTTAAAGCAAAAAGCGAAGATTGATTGGCTTGAGGTTGGTGATTCAAATACTAAATATTTCCACAACTCCATGAAAGCAAAACATCATCAAAGTAGAATTGACAAGATTACTGATGTTCATGGGATCGATCATGAGGGGGGTGAAGTCCCAAAGGCCTTAGTTGCTCATTATGAATCGTTTCTTGGAAAACCAGGGCCAACGACAGAGTTTAATAGTGTAGGGGTATTTGTTAATACTCTCGATAGTACCAAAGCTAATATGATGATCCAAGCCGTTACTGATGATGAAATTAAATCAGCTCTTTTTTCTATCGATGACAACAAAGCTCCAGGTCCGGACGGGTACTCTTCtttgttttttaagaaaacatggGATATAACGGGGAAAGCTCTATGTCTTGCTGTTCACGACTTTTTCAAAACTGGTCGAATTCTAAAGGAAATAAATCACACCTTTCTAGCTTTAATCCCGAAG GTTGATATACAAAAGGCATATGACACTATTGATCGGAAGTTCTTACGAGCGATCCTGATAGGATTTGGGTTCCATACCATTATGGTCGATTGGATCATGACATGTGTAACGAGTGCTTCATTCTCTCTTAGCATTAATGGTAATATTTATGGTTTCTTCAAAGGCGAGAGGGGGCTTAGACAAGGAGACCCGATGTCTCCTTATCTTTTTACACTAGTCATGGAGGTTCTTTCATTGATTCTGAAGAAGGCTGTTCAAGAAATAGGATCGTTTAAGTTTCATAACCAATGTAAAAAAGATCaaatcattaacatttgttttgcAAATGATTTCTTCCTATTTGCTCGTGGTGATTTGGCTTCGGTCAAAGTGCTCATGGACGGTCTTGGTGTGTTTACCAAGGCATCTGGTTTGAATCCGAGTATCTCAAATATCACGGCGTTCTTTTGTAATATCCCTGATCATGTAAAACAGGCCGTGTTTGGTATTATGCCGTTTGCTGAGGGACAACTTCCAATTCGTTACCTTGGAGTCCCACTTATCTCGTTTAGGCTGCTACATAAGGATTGTAAAGTCCTTGTTGAAAGAATGGAGGCCAAGATTAGCGATTGGAAGAACAAGTCATTGTCGTTTGTCGGAAGGTTACAACTCAATAACTCTGTTCTTTCATCTTTACATATTTATTGGGCATCGGTGTTTATTCTTCCTGCTAGTATTATTAATGACTTGGAAAAGAAGATGCGAAGCTTCCTTTGGTGTCAAGGGCCGATGTCTAAAGGTAAAGCAAAAGTGTCGTGGAAAGATTGTTGTTTGCCTAAAAATGAAGGTGGTCTTGGTATACGAAGAATTCGGGATGTTAATAAAGCCCTTATGACGTCTCATATTTGGAGTGTTATTAACAAACGAAAGTCCTTGTGGGTGAAATGGATATACTCGAACAAACTTAATGACAGAAATTTTTGGGATGTACCACTTCGGGCAGGGAGTGAATGGGGTTGGAGGAAAATGCTACTCATGCGTGATGCTATCCGTCCTCATATCAAATTCTACGTGGGAAATGGACACTCGACATTTGCTTGGTACGATTCTTGGTTACCAATAGGTCCACTATGCAAATATATATCGCCAAGAGAAGTTACTTCAGCTGGATTCAGGCTAGAAGCAAAAGTGAGCAATCTGATCAATAATGGTAGTTGGCTATGGCCATCAGCTTGGTACGATCTATTTCCAGTCTTAATTGGAATGAATGTTCCTATTCTAAATTGTGATGAGGAAGATACTATTTTTTGGATTGACAAGGATGGAAATGAGGTTTCGTATTCAACTAGTAGTACATGGGACTCCTTGCGTTGGAGCCAACAACGGGTTGATTGGTTTGATATGGTCTGGTTCCCTCACTGTATCCCCCGGCACTCGTTCCATGTATGGttaattttgaagaagaaactCAAGACTCAAGATAAACTAAGGCAATGGGATGTTAGTGGCTCCTCTAACTTAAACTTGCTGTGTTGTTCCTTGTGCAAACGTGGTCCTGATTCTCATGAACACTTATTCTTCGAATGTGACTATTCTTCACAGATTTGGAACTTGGTACGCCCTCTTGCTATGTTCCAGCATGTTTCGTGCAGTTGGGAGAATATTTTGCAAGCTATTCTTGCTGATAATCCGAAATTAGCAAGAATGGTTATTGGGAAATTACTTGTAGCTGCTATGACATACTTTATATGGCAAGAGCAAAACAACAGGTTATTGACCCCAAATGAAAGAACTGTTAATCAGATGCAGGACTTAATCGTGTCAACTGTTAGATTGAAACTGGTGACCTTGAAGATCAAAAGGAAGACGCAAGGACGGAGAATTTTGGAAGCATGGAATATACCGAAGAT AATTGATAAGGGCGAAGATTGTGAAGAAGATGTCGGGGGGGGGGGGCAGAATTCTAGATTATTGGATGATACAGGTGTTATTGTTGCACCGCCTCCGATTGTGGAGGCTGTTGAGGATGTACAGATGGAGGATGCTCCACAAGAGCAACCTAGGCCACGTGCTCGCACCATTCCTATCCCGAGTTCATTTGATCTCACACTGTTGGGACAGACGGTGCAGACTATTTATGATGATCAGCAGGCCAGCAGGAGAGCTATCAGTGACGGATGGACCAGGATATGA